In Miscanthus floridulus cultivar M001 chromosome 8, ASM1932011v1, whole genome shotgun sequence, the sequence cgggatgagcacaatacccctcacaaagctcttctccggagcaccgcacaagcttcttgcaggcttcaacggagacaaccaccaagccatctaggaggtggcaacctctaagagtaacaagcaccaccggcttgcaagacgaccacccagtgccactcgatgcaatcgcactataatcgctctcacacaatcggatgatcactatcaagcgtatgtgacatggagggctcctaagcactctcaagcatggacacaaagtccccccaaggtgctcaacaccagccatggccaagaccaccttctatttatagcccccacgaaaatagagttattgtaccccttcactgggcatagctcagggtgactagacgctccggtcagatcgaccagacgcaccctatCAGCATCTGGTCATGCTACACCATCCACGTGTCGCTCTATGTTCAACCAGAGCCacctgatctcaatggttaagttacGATTGGACGCAGCATAGTGCCAAGACCAGACGCACCACTACTGAGTCTGGTCGTTTCCAAAGAGGTCCTAAGAGAGCCAAATGATGACTGGATGTGTTAGTTCGATCATGACTGGATGCAGGAGGGGCAGCGTccagtcgagtccagagagctcctagagctgctcaaCTATGACCGAATGTgttcggtcggtcacgatcggacatagcatcagcgtccggtcattctctGACTGCCATGCGTCACTGCTGTTCCTCACGCCAccatgtcagcgtacgtcagcactgatcggacgtagGTCTTGAGCATCTGGTCACTCTTTGCGCTAGTGTCCAGTCACAAGACCGAGCTACGtgttcactgctgccactgactggaCGTGCCAGTCCTACTGaggccagcgtccaatcactcacagtgacctcctttcgcctctgtttcttcattgagttgatccatttcaactccaacttcatctcctttgtaaatgtgccaacaccaccatgtgtatgtgtgttaatattttcacaatcattttccaaaggattagccactcaactggtcacgccactcaatcctagcgacgatgcaaagttagatcactcaagtggcactagatgaccgatatgcaaacaagtttgcccctcttgatagtatgaccatctatcctaaacccagtcatcaacttctctacacacctatgaccggtgaaatgaaataccctatgttatacatttgccttgtgtattccattctatctcccccaatgtcgatgcaacacatgcaccaacacgatcagcaatgatatgatccacttcatatcatcacgtgatcatattggttcatcgatcttgacttcacttgctttttaccattgccttcgtccatcggtgccaagtctagctcaagcttcactgccacgcggtccatcgctccaaagcctccgacttgcccttcacgcttacaaccggtccattaagccaagtcatgtcttgatcttttccaccttgatcacatgactcaatgtcatatctcatgttcaatgagctccttcatcatcacatgtgtgagctttgcaacatctctgagtcattttcaccttcatggcatatgttgctcacacacatgtacctatggactaatcacttgtgtatcttatataaacacaattagtccacctaggttgtcactcaattaccaaaacatcacaaggacctttcaactgccTGCCCAACATCTGTGCATGTTGCTAATCCCCGTGGTGATCCAATGGCCTTCTTAAGCATTTGCATAAACCAAACCCAATTGTCACTTGTTTCAGAATCAAACACCCCAACACAAACCGGATACATCCATTTATGGCCATCAACAGCGATAGCACTAGCCAATTGCCCTTTGAATTTACCAGTCCAAAATGTGCTATCAATTGCTAAGTAAGGCCTGCAACCACTAAGGAAGCCATCTATGCAAGGTTTCATAGCAAATAAAAATCTTCTAAACATGATTTTGCCATCTATTTCATAATGATCAATCTCTATTATGCTACCAGGGCAAGATATCTCAACTTGTGACTTAAATCTAAACAAATTGTCAAAGCTACTATCCTAATCACCATATAGTTCCTTCAATGCTAATTTGCCACCATCCCATACTCTCTTGTATGGGATGCTCACCTTGTGATGTTCTTTAATTTTCTTTGTCAATTCTTTTGCTCCAAGGGTTGCATCTTCAATTAGCTAATCTTTCACCTTTTCACATATCCAAAACTTGGTTGCATTCTTTACCGTTTTTGACCATCTACTACTAGAGCATCGATGAGCAACAGGCTTCTTTTTAACCTACACAAGACAAAACAAGCTTAAAAAGAGGCAATGAAAAACAATGCACAAGGTCAGATAAATGAACAAGGTTAGATAATTACCATAACAGTGCGCATATCCTGCATTGTAGATGTATATAACCTCCATGGACAATTGTCTTTGTCTCTCCTTGAGCAATAGACCCGGTATCTAGATGGTGCACTCTTCTCAATATTGAATTCGAATTCATGTTTGATTGCATGCTGAGAAAGGGCCACCTTGAACTCTTTCATATTGGGATACATGGTGCCTACTACCAGTGGAGGGTCATTTTTATCATAATCGACATTAGGTGTGTGATATTTCCCATAACCAGCCAACTCCTCATCAACTTCCATATCCTCACTCCCATCACCATCCTCACCATCACCGTCCTCACCATCACCGTCTTCACCATCACCATCTTCATCACCTTCCCCATAACCTTCACCTcccccatcaccatcaccatccaCATGCTTTCCCACATTGTCTGTAGGAACAATCTGTAGATACATACCCTCTTCATCAACACCTACAAATTCATTCTTTGGTAATGGGTTACGAAGGTAAGAATCATCTTTCGTTTCTTCTGTGTTCATATTAAGTTGTTCTTCCTCATCAAAATTCCACTCAGTGATAGGTTCATACATCTCAGAGGGGGTCACAATATGCAATGAACATATGCACAACCTTTGTCTTATGGTGTTTCTCAAACATAGACATTAAATCTTGGTCACATTTCACTTCTGGGAAGGTTTTCAAAGCATCATAATAATACTGGACATGTGCAACTTCTAACTAGCCAGGAGGGTACTGCTGAACAATTGATGTAACTAAATCCATATAATTTGTCAAGTCTGAATCAAGAATCTTCTCAAAGTTAAAACATCTGACATCTTTTCTTGCTTTTTTTGGGTTACCAAGCAACTTAATTTTAAGATAGAAAGTTGAATTTGGATACAACCTATACATGAACAAGGGACTAGTTTCAGATACGCTGCTGTCATACATTTTCCTGCTATACTAATCTTACTGAACTGGGGCACAAGCCTGGGGAACTCACCGATCATCCGAGTCAATGCGTGCTCCATGCTGTGTTTTCGGCTCCATTGGTACCGCGCCCTCGGGAGCAAGGCATCGTGCCCCACCCTGGCTGCTTGCCGCGGGCCTGGCCGCGCCCCTATAGGAGGCGCCGTCGCTGGCCGTGGCCCTTTGCCCCTTGCTGCGCCGTCGACCATGGGCCTAGCCGCGCCCCTACAGGAGGCGGCGCCACCGGCCTCGCCCACTGGCCCTTGCTGCGCCACCGGCCGTGCCTGGCTGCTGGCCACGGGCTTGGTTGCGCCCCTAAAGGAGGCGGCGCCGCTGGCCTTGCGCCCCTTGCCGCCTAGCGTCGCTAGCCAGGCCCCTTGAATCCGCGCAGCCGGCCTGGCCCCCTGTCGCGTCCGCCGCGCCCCTAAATCCTCGATCTAGGGTTCCGCTTGGGGACTGAGGAGGGTACGGGTTCCGCTCAGGGACGAGTCGTTCTTTTTTTACGAGCTCGGTCATTCACGAGATAGAAGGGAGAGGATGCTAGAGGTATTTCTGTCTACTCAAACACAATATGACAAAAAGGGACCTACTTTTTAACTGAGAAAACTACCAAAATGGACGGTAGTGCCATATAGGACAATGAAATTCGAGCACAGGGCCATACAAGAAATTTCGAAGTTTTTAGGGCCATACAAGGAATAACTGAGTTTCACGTGGCCATATAAATAATTCTCTCTTTGACGTGTGTTGTTCCATCCACTTCAGTCATGCGCTGCGTCCAGACACTTCACCAGACTTCTGCTACTACCCTATGGAGGCTATGGAGGATTGGAGACCATGGTGGTGGTGCACTGGTGCTCCTAGCTGGCCACCAAGGGGCGGAGCTAGAGCTAATTTGAGGGGGGATACGCTTGTCTTGTGGATGCGTAAACTTTTATCATAGGATATAAATATGATGAAAAAATAAATATTATCACTTTTTCGTTTTCATATGGGTCCCACAATTATCTATATAGATCCGTCCATGTGGCCACCGACGTCACCCTGAATGGAACCtacttagactgtctccaacggcgtGACCCAAACACAAAATGCGCCATGCACAGTGGTTTTGGGTACCAAAACCACCCTCCAACGGAAGACCAAAACCGGATACCCATTCTGGGTACTCGGCGAGTCGCTATGCAATTCTACGTCTTCGAAGAGAGACGATGCAAACATGTAGTGGTGGGCCCGTAGGAGCCGTCGGGGCAGGGCGTGGCCGGCTCGACTCGGCGAGGCGGGTCCACGGCGGAGCGCGACCGGCGGGGCGAAGAGCGCCCGGAGCGGCGCGGCGTGGCGAGGCGGATTCGGGGAGGAGTGGAGTGGAGGAGGCGGGCCGCCGCGGGAGAAGTTGACGAAGGAGAGAGCGCCGGGGGTCCGCCGCTGGGCGCGAGCTTGGGGGAGCCACCGTCGCTTGGATCCGGGGGGCCACCGCCGCGTGCGCCTGGATCTCGCCCTCCACCAGACGACGCGCCATGGCCGTCGAGCGCGCCGGAGGGGAAGGGCCCCGCCGTCCGCTCCATGCCCCTACACCGCAAATGCTGGAGAGGAAGCCGCCGACGCTGCACAGGGCCATCCCGCAGCTGGGAGGTGAAGCGGAGGGAGGGGGTGCCGCCACCAGTGTCGAGCGAGATCCAGATTAGGGGGAAATGCGGAGAGCGGGAGGAGCAACACGAGGAGGAGCAGGGTGGCAAGAGGACGGTGCGGATGGGCGGTGGGGGAGGGGAAGAAGCCATGGGAGATTTGGGGATGAGGATGACGGAATCCGCCGGGCGTCCAGCTCCGTGCTCGTGGCTCTTCTTTTGCCTTAGCCGTTGGAAATATGGAATAGGTATCGTGTTTAGGTAAGTCTTGTTGTCGTAGATAGTCGTATCACCTCCATCTCGATTCACCATTACGAGTATAAAAAGAAAAGTGAGAGAAGACGCCACTGACGTGACGCTGAATCCGTATCAGATCCATCTCACTTGTACGAAGGggaagaaaaaggagaagaaattgCCACGGAGAAGAAATTATATACGACAGCAGGCACAAGAACACGCACGCGTGCGGATCAGAGCACCAGATCTGATGGAAAACAAACTATTAATAATATAACTTCTATCTAATAAGATAAATAATACTCCAACTAGTGAGTAGATCTGTATGTAGAACAAACAAAGAATAAACGCGGGGGGTTATACAATGGCATCCGAACCCACATAGCAACTGTCTCTCAACTCTATCACCCTCACTCACCACGAACGCACGCACAAACGCTAGATCTGATCTCACGACGAACCCAACTATATACTAGGTAGTAGTATGCTAGTAATAAGGGCAGCGACGGCGCGGCGAACAAATAGCAGTAGCGAGAGCCATCGTGTCACACTCACACCACAGGCGACGGATCCATCGGCGCCGACCGACCGACctcagaagaaaaacacggcGACCGCCACAACTGCGACCAGGAACAAGGCGGGGGAGACGCTGGACGCGTCGCTGGGCGGCGGAGGGGAGGTGGGGGCCTCCGTCGGCGTCTGCCCGATCGAGCTCGGCGCAGGCGGCGAGGCGGGGATCTCCGGAGCGGGTGCCCCGGCCTTGGGCGCCGGCGCCGGGACCGGGGCGGGCTTCTGCGTCGGAGAGGGCGCGGGAGCGGAGGCCGGGGGAGGCGTCGCGGGGGGAGACGCCGGGGCTGGAGCCGGCGCCCCACGAGGAggaaacggcggcggcggcggggtcgcCGGAGGCTGCGCCCTGGGCGCCGGCGTCGGGGACGCGCCTGGTGCCTGCGCCGTCGCGAAGACCAAGAGCATGGCCATTGCCACGGCCACGAGGTGGAGGCGCGCCATTGGATCAGGAAACAGTGGGCGGTGGGGTTGGCGGCGAGTGCGCTAGGGTTTGGGGTTAAAGGTGGTGGGGTTTGGTCTCTCAGCAGATGTGggcggggggcggtggacggaGGCGGTGCTTGGGACCTGGGGCTGTGTTCggctgacaaaaaaaaaaaaaaaaaaaccgattTGTTTAGCTTTTTTTATAACTTTCTAGTATAAATAGTATTTTCTAACATAAATGATAAATAATCTATACCAGCCAAATACTTCCCGATTTGTGCGGGCCAACCAATTTTTATATACTATATGTACGTGAAAAAGGGAATGCAGCAGTATATACTCCTATATAACAAATAAAAGGAAGGTTACACCAAAAACAATGGCAGATTAATTAAAGTAGCAATTGACGCGTGATGTCGGTGGACTGTGAGACGATCTTGCTCGTCGGATCCCCCATCCAGCGGCGCACAAAAGACGTCTCTTTTCTCGACAAATATTTTCCAGAGCCAAATTCACCTTTTGTGCCAAAAACAGATactgcctctccttctccttaaAGCAATTGCAATTGCAGTTGCTATAGGCCTCTCCTCCCACTTAATTTTGGTACTTTTTATTTCGAGGTTGGAAATGAATCCATATATCTTTGCGACAAATAGGGACAGATTTGCCAGGCTATTCCGTGACGCAAGTATAAGTCTGGTAGCCTCCCGAAATTTCTTGGCTACCGCGTGCATGCCTAGTTGTCGGGTGTCGCTCATGCTCATCTCGTGCTTGTTTCATGAATCTTTCATTGGTTCGTGTCGTGCAGGGCTGTAGGATCACTGAATTATATTTCTTAATAATAACTGTCAATAATTCGATTTTTTAAGAGATAATATTTGGTATTTCagcttacatatatatatacatataataaCTTTACAAGCTGGCACGGAGTACTTTTGCAAAAGTATGTGTGCCTGTACCTTTAAATTTCCTTACGACACGATGCGGTCGGTGATGGGGCTCAAGTCTGTTGGCATTCGCTTTCAAAAGCAAAGGAAATTTTGCTCTGTCCTTGACTTATCAGATTTCTTCTGCCTTTTGTATCATCTTGATTCTTAAAATAAAACGTGTCTCACACTCTCACCTCTTGTTTAATCACGTCTCTGCCATACCGAATTGTACACGTATTTTTAATATATACAGGAACAGCGTTGAGAGACTGATCTATTGAAAatacgtactccctccgtactgTAACCCAAGTCCAAGTGACACGGTCTCCGAACGtaactttgacttcttattttttataaaaatatttattgaaaaaaGATATATGTATAATTCTTCTATAAAAAtacttttcaagacaaatctattcgtaatatggttttcatatttcaaaactcaaaacttaaaaattattTATGCTTTATATTTCTAACGTTTTGATCCAAACCTTATCCAAAACCACTTGAATGACCTGTACGGAGGTGTATGTACTTATACGTAGTACGATACTTTCTAAAAGGCAAGGGTAGTTACCGTAGTAGTAGTGCAGTAAGCGTTGCAAATAACTGCCGAAGGAAATGATGACTTGGTAAAGCTAAATCGTGAAACCGGTTTTATGCTAGCCAATGATATGCAAATAACTGTACGGTATGGTGGTATATCTCTAGTGATAGTGAACCATTTTTTTTGACAAACGGTTAATAAGCGCAAATGAGTACATCTACTGAGCTTTCAGAGTGATAGGGTGGACCCAACAGGAAACTCAGTCAGAGACCACATTGGAAATTCATTTGGAAATCTTGAAGCTTTCTTAAGCATCAAGCCCTCAATCAGCGCTCAAGGGGGGCTACGGCTACTATCAAATCATTAAGACGCTCAAGTTTCAGCATTGACTGTACCATATATAGAAGTGTAAGCATCGTCGAGTCGTCGTCCTGTGATGCTTCTGCATCACGGTTCATCGCCGTAGTTTCAGGGTAACTAGACAAAATCTTCAAAGACTTACATGTCCAAGCATTCGACGGTCAGAGAGGCCTCCACGGCAATTCAGTCGCAATGACAAAATACAGATTACAGTGATGGGATGATAATAAAAGAGACAAACTTGAAGCGAATTCAGACCTGACGACTACTGTCCACCTCTATATCTTGCTCGCTCCAATGCATCGTTGCCCATGCTCCTCGTGCGCTCGAATTTGTCGCATCTTATTACTTGTGAACTTTTGTCCGAGGCATTCACCTGTGACAAATGCCCTGGGCAGGCTTATTAGAAAAAACGCCCGTAAGCCGCCACTGAAGCGTGTGATTTATGAAGGCTCTAAAACTTGGCCATTAACTAGTTCACTGAACTTGGCATTTGGGTACAGGGAATGAAGCATTCCCCTTGGTTCCAAAAAAACAAGGTTACAAGGTTAGATTTTAGGCCTTATTTAGTTCCTCCTCCTAAAGTTTACTCTATAACCCATCGAATGTTTATACACATgcacggagtattaaatatagattaaaaaataactaattgcacagtttacgactaatttatgaaACGAATTATTTAAGCCTAATCAGTCCATAATTTgataacgtggtgctacagtaacacatacgCTAatagcggattaattaggcttaataaactCGTCTCGCGAATtattgacggattctgtaattttttttattagcatccaaacaccccatatgatacccgatgtgacaccccaaaactttacattATGAATTTAAAGGCCTTGCTCCCACTCCCGGTGGAGGCTGCATGAGAAAAAGTGATCATCAACACAACATATCAACTAGATATACAATCCTCTATCAAAACCACTACCCTACACTGTCCAAGAGGAACTTGGACATTCATCCTCTACTATGccccgttcgctttgctgaaaaaataagccgaaacactgttccggttaatttgttgtgaaagaaaaatactatttcggctaataaaacaagctgaaaagtacgaattataagataAACGAACAGGGCTGGCCATACGTTGGAGGGCACCATGCGCCCATGTAAACTGTTTAGTATGGATACAGCCTACAGACAGACGTGGAGCATTTGGAAGGATCTTTCTTCGCCTTATCGACCCAATGATTGGTTTTTTCGTATGGCCTTGCAGTTCTGTTTCCAGCGGTATGTCATTCAAAGAATCTTTAAACAAAATAAAACCCTCAAATGTCCTGTTCCAAAACACTACAAAAAAAAACATGATTGAGAAGATATTAACCAAATACTCCTAATTAGAAGAACAAATATCTGCACAAGATTATGGAAGGACCAGTTCAGTTGTCAAGGTATTTATATGCACGATGTCTATGGTTGAGCTGTTCCGCATTAGAGCTAAACAGAGTGCAACACATGTATATAACAAGAAAGAAAAGGCAGCAGCCATATGCAGAAGACCAGGGGTGAATTTGTTACTTACACTTTACAGGAAAGGTCGTAAGCTAAGCAGTATAATCATGTCCATCTGTACATGGCCAGCTTATTTCACTTGTTCAGTTCTCGAACCAACGGCCTCCAATATATCTTCACTGCTGCCTTCAACAACTTACatttccttcaccttctcaagCTGCCTAAGGAGATCCAACCTATCGGGAGCATATGTGGTGTTAGAAATTTAGACATTtttattatcagtttaatccagaaatataataTCAGCAGGTTTATgacagcatatatgtgcatgtgtatattttttatgaacactacagcatgcatAGATGGCATATTCATTGATAAagtaagaatacaaaatacagagggtcccatgccgagtgcatcggaggctccattcgcactagtcgacatagtgcgttgcttgaagtcgcggaccacagtcgatgcagaaaGATGTTCGTAGTGCAGTCCCACAAATGGATCACcgggaagaagacgccttgatgTTCCAGGGAGAAGATGGATCCTAGAACGATCTCCAGCAGGAAGATGGACGAGCAGCCgcgaatcgctccccaaaaacctaatggcCGCTCACCCTATGCAGGATTCTCATGCGGACGTAGGTTCCAGAGGCACCTGCTCTTtcgctcctccgtgcgcgcagaggtatgggacggggaagtcagaaggctgctgattagtggttctctcgggagtggttgcgGGAGAGAGGATCTGGACTGACGGAAGACAGGATATATGGCCAGCGAAGGGTAAGGAGACGAACGCAGCGGAGAATCCTAGGAGACGGAAAGCAgaagcggaagggacggtaacCTCCGCCATCAAGGGAGTAACTCCCGTGATTatatggattaagtggcaaaagactggccacgcccccccccccccccccccccccccccgctcgctGCCCGCCTGCCACGCctcaatttagataaataatttccaaccatataagctagtcagcgttcagtcaaaatcccgtatggtattaagcCATTCAACACTTAatattacgtaccatagagtttatttgatttattaaatattatatgggccaagcccatattatatccaataatccccaccaaactctagggtttgtaacaaagtagtcttagaaccacatttcttttatataccagtgtttcgatggagactgttaggttgaacatccatctagaacaatagtttcactcagtcataaCTGAACAatagactaagccttgaattgacagttttgtgtgaggtgaatgtcactaaagtccttagctg encodes:
- the LOC136472622 gene encoding arabinogalactan protein 1-like, with product MARLHLVAVAMAMLLVFATAQAPGASPTPAPRAQPPATPPPPPFPPRGAPAPAPASPPATPPPASAPAPSPTQKPAPVPAPAPKAGAPAPEIPASPPAPSSIGQTPTEAPTSPPPPSDASSVSPALFLVAVVAVAVFFF